The DNA segment CACATGTAGAAGCTGGTTTAAGAACCGGCGACCTAAGACAACCATTCCCTGAAGAAGCTAATAGAAGATTGCTTGACGCAATATCAGAGCTTCTGTTTCCACCTACTGAAAAGGCACTAAAAAACCTCCTAAACGAAGGGATTGACCCGAAAAAGTGCACTGTTACCGGAAACACGGCTATCGACGCGTTACTTTGGATGGTTTCAAAAGATCATAAAATCTCTGACCCAGAGCTCGAAAAGGTAGCATCCGACCCAGAGAAAAAACTAATATTAGTTACAGCGCACCGCAGAGAAAGCTTTGGCAAGCCACTCGAGGAATTTGTCGACGCACTAAAAGAGCTTGCGGAAAAGTTCGATAACATAAACATAGTCTACCCAGTCCACATGAATCCGAATGTGAATAATGTGGTCAGGGAGAAACTCACCGGCATTAAACGAATCTACCTCCCGAAACCCCTTGACTATCCAGACTTCGTCGCGCTTATGTCAAAAGCCTACCTTATACTTACAGACAGCGGCGGCATTCAGGAGGAAGCGCCTGCGCTCGGAATACCTGTATTGGTGCTAAGGCAGGTTACTGAGCGCCCGGAGGGAGTTGAGGCTGGTGCCGCAAAAGTGGTGGGAATGAACAAGAAAAAAATCGTTGAGGAAACCGAAAGGCTTCTTACAGACCCTAATGAATACCGAAAAATGGCTAAGAAAAGATTTATTTATGGTGACGGAAAAGCAAGCAAACGAATAGTAAAAAGGATACTGGATTATCTTCAAAAATGAGAATACTTATGCATTCCATATATTTTCCGCCGGAAGTAGGAGGACTTGAGACTCATGTCGCAACACTTTGTAAGGCATTGATGAAGCGTGGGCACGATGTTACGGTTGTTACATCCCATTCAATAAAGACCGCACCAAAATTCGAGGTCTATGACGGAATAAAAGTCCACAGGGTATTCTGCCCAAAAAAGTCGACATTAGGCTGGACAGTAACCAGCATCGCGGCAATACCAAAGGTTTACAGCCTCTCAAAAGATATCGACATCCTCCACGCACATACTTTCCCATCAATAGTGCCCTGTGCCCCACCCGCAAAACTTAGAAAAATTCCATTCGTAGCCACAATCCATACGAGTCATTTTCTAAGATTGGCGAAAAAAGCCTTTTGGCGAAAAGTACTGAAATTTCTTCTCAAGAAACCTGACATAATACTTGCCCCAAGCAAGGAAATAAAAGATGTTTGCGTTGACATAGCGCCGAACATAAAAGCTTACTCTCTCATTAATGCTGTGGACATCGAGAGATTTAAGCCCACTAAACCTGTCATAGATAGGATAAATAACGAAAAAATAATCATCGTTCCAAGAAGGCTTTTCGAGAAAAACGGGGTCGAATACGCCATAAGAGCGCTGCCCCTTGTCCGAGAAAAGGTTAGCGCACACCTCTACCTTATTGGCGATGGACCCTTACGAGAGAAACTTATTAGATTAACTAATGAACTCGGTATAACCGATTTTGTTCACTTCCTCGGTGCGAAACCCAACAAAGAAATGCCGGGCTATCTTTCCAGCGCTGATGTAGTCGTTATCCCATCCTTGATAGAAGCAACATCGGTAGCTGCCCTTGAAGCCATGGCATGTGAAAGAGTTGTTGTTGCCTCGAATGTAGGCGGTCTGCCAGAAATAGTCACGGAAAAAACGGGAAAACTTGCACAGCCAGGTGACCCTGCTGACCTGGCTGAAAAAATCATCGAGGTACTGTTAATGCCTGATGAACTTAAGGCGAATCTGGGTAAAAATGCAAGAGAAATGGTCGTGAAAAATTGGAGCACAGACTCACTCGCAGAACAGGTGGAAAAAATCTATCTTGAAGCCATAAAAAAAGTTAGAAACTGGTAGCATTATCAGTTTAAAACGCCCAATCCTCAGCCATCATCATCTTTCTACGGCACTCGGGACAGAGAACTTTATTGAGGTCCTCTCGCAGGTATTCATCGCGCTTGACAGGATACTCGTCGTCGGCGAGCCCAAGCGAGCGCATCTTCGTTATAAACAATGTCTGATTCAAGAATGCTTTGGTGCCCAACCTTTCAGCCAGCCAGAGAATGTGCTTCTCGGATGTTATCGGTTTTCCGCAGTGTTCGCAAAGCACAAGCTTGCCCTCAATCTCCTCGAACGCCTCCGATATGTCAAGCGTGGAAAGGTCGAACTCATTGGTTATTTTAATGCCATCGCCCACAGTGCAATACGCCGCACACTGACTGCACCATATGCAGCGAGCATAATCCCTGTGCATAACCCGCACAGCAGAACCATCCTCCTTTACTATATCGCGAACATCTATAGCCTCAACGGGGCAGATTTGCGCACATGCACCGCAGAGAATGCAGGTTTCCTCATTGAAAACAGGAACACCCCTGAATTCGGGAAATACCTCAGCGGGTTTAAACGGGAACTTTACTGTATAAGGCCCCTTAACGATAGCTTTAATAGCCTCGCCAAGCTCCCTTAATTTCGGCTTTCTCAACTTATTCCTCCTTTATTTTTTCACCTTCAGCGTCTTCAGCGTAAACATCCACAACTGAACCTTCCCATAACGGAACACCGCCTCTGTGCGAACCTCTGGCCAGCGCATGAGCACCAGTAGGAGATGATATCAACACGAACGCAGCACACAAGAGAGCTTTCATACCAGCAGCATTAAAGCCAAAAATGAAGAACGCACCTATAAGTAGGAACGCAGTCCCCAATGTAACGCACTTAGTTGCTGCCTGAAGCCTATTGTAGACATCGGGTAATCGCACGAGACCAACGCATCCGAGAAGGTCGAAAAATACTCCTATAACCAGCAAAATGTATCCTATCACATGCCAGACCATGTTCGCCCCCTATTCATCAAAACTTCTATTTTCAAGGAATTTCGCTAATGCTATAGAGCCAACATAAGACAAAAGCGCCCATGATATAGCGATATTAAGGTAAAAATCTTTATTCCAGACCAAGGCTGCGATAACACAAAAGCCGACCATAAGCGTTCCGAGAATATCTATCGATACTGCTCTATCGGGCGGAGTAGGTCCCATAGCGATTCTGTATAAACACAAAAACGCCGATAACAAAAGTATGTATAACATCCATGTCATTCGAAAATCCTCC comes from the bacterium genome and includes:
- a CDS encoding glycosyltransferase family 4 protein, yielding MHSIYFPPEVGGLETHVATLCKALMKRGHDVTVVTSHSIKTAPKFEVYDGIKVHRVFCPKKSTLGWTVTSIAAIPKVYSLSKDIDILHAHTFPSIVPCAPPAKLRKIPFVATIHTSHFLRLAKKAFWRKVLKFLLKKPDIILAPSKEIKDVCVDIAPNIKAYSLINAVDIERFKPTKPVIDRINNEKIIIVPRRLFEKNGVEYAIRALPLVREKVSAHLYLIGDGPLREKLIRLTNELGITDFVHFLGAKPNKEMPGYLSSADVVVIPSLIEATSVAALEAMACERVVVASNVGGLPEIVTEKTGKLAQPGDPADLAEKIIEVLLMPDELKANLGKNAREMVVKNWSTDSLAEQVEKIYLEAIKKVRNW
- a CDS encoding 4Fe-4S binding protein, with translation MRKPKLRELGEAIKAIVKGPYTVKFPFKPAEVFPEFRGVPVFNEETCILCGACAQICPVEAIDVRDIVKEDGSAVRVMHRDYARCIWCSQCAAYCTVGDGIKITNEFDLSTLDISEAFEEIEGKLVLCEHCGKPITSEKHILWLAERLGTKAFLNQTLFITKMRSLGLADDEYPVKRDEYLREDLNKVLCPECRRKMMMAEDWAF
- the wecB gene encoding UDP-N-acetylglucosamine 2-epimerase (non-hydrolyzing) — its product is HVEAGLRTGDLRQPFPEEANRRLLDAISELLFPPTEKALKNLLNEGIDPKKCTVTGNTAIDALLWMVSKDHKISDPELEKVASDPEKKLILVTAHRRESFGKPLEEFVDALKELAEKFDNINIVYPVHMNPNVNNVVREKLTGIKRIYLPKPLDYPDFVALMSKAYLILTDSGGIQEEAPALGIPVLVLRQVTERPEGVEAGAAKVVGMNKKKIVEETERLLTDPNEYRKMAKKRFIYGDGKASKRIVKRILDYLQK
- a CDS encoding Na+/H+ antiporter subunit G, whose protein sequence is MVWHVIGYILLVIGVFFDLLGCVGLVRLPDVYNRLQAATKCVTLGTAFLLIGAFFIFGFNAAGMKALLCAAFVLISSPTGAHALARGSHRGGVPLWEGSVVDVYAEDAEGEKIKEE
- a CDS encoding cation:proton antiporter (subunit F of antiporter complex involved in resistance to high concentrations of Na+, K+, Li+ and/or alkali) encodes the protein MTWMLYILLLSAFLCLYRIAMGPTPPDRAVSIDILGTLMVGFCVIAALVWNKDFYLNIAISWALLSYVGSIALAKFLENRSFDE